Below is a genomic region from Candidatus Parvarchaeota archaeon.
GTTTTTAAGATTGACATGTGGATTGATAGTGCGGCAAACCTGCAAAAGGCAAAATGCTAACGCTGCCGCAGGGTTGCGATAAAAATAACTGAATTCTTGCAGTGAATTGAGAAATAATGGTGGTTGGATGGGAAAAATCAAGGACCCAAAACTAAGCGGGGTCGGAGAAGAGGAGCTTTACTGGGCAAGAGCCCACATGCCGATTCTTGAAAAAATAAAGGCGGATTTTGAGAGGGAGCGGCCGTTTGAGGGATTGACGATTGGAGTGGCACTGCACCTTGAGAAAAAAACAGGCATTCTTCTTGAGGTTTTGGCAGCAGGAGGGGCAAGCGTTCATGCTTGCTCATGCAACCCTCTAAGCACTGATGACAGGGTTGCAGCAGCACTTGAGGCTAATTATAAAGGGGGCAGCAAAGAGCGTGGAAACGTAGAGGTATTTGCATGGGCCGGGCAGACAAAGGAGGAGTATTACTGGTGCTTGGAGCAGGTCATGGCACAAAAACCGCGGGTGCTTATTGACGACGGGTGCGACCTGACACTGCTTGCGCACAAAAAGGGGCTGCAGAAATATGTTCTTGGGGCTTGCGAGGAGACAACTACCGGGGTTGCAAGGCTTCATGCAATGCACAGGGAAAAGAAGCTGCTGTTCCCGGTTTTCGCGGTAAACGATGCCTACTCAAAGCACCTGTTTGACAACAGGTATGGGACTGGGCAGTCAACGCTTGATGCTATAATGAACATGACAAACATACTTCTTGCAGGAAAAACAGTTGTTGTTGCAGGCTATGGCTGGTGTGGAAAAGGGATTGCAAAGCGGGCGGCTGCAATGGGGGCAAGAGTAGTGGTGGTTGAGATAGACGGCGATTTAGGCGAGGACAAGTCTTCTGGAAGCGGCTGCCACAAGGCACTTGAAGCCCTATACGATGGTTTTTCAGTGATGCAGATGCAGCAGGCTGCAAGAATAGGCGACTTGTTTGTGACTGTCACAGGCAACTGCGACATCATCGGGCAGCGCGAGTTTGAATTGATGAAAAGCGGCGCGATTGTGTGCAATGCAGGGCATTTTGACAACGAGATTGACGTGAAGTGGCTTGAGAAAAATGCAAAGGCGAAAAAACAGGTGAAGCCAAATATTGACCAGTATGAAGTCCTGGGGAAAAAAATACTCCTGCTTTCACAGGGAAGGCTTGTCAACCTTGCAAGGCCAACAGGCCAGGGGCACCCGATTGAGATAATGGACGGCTCATTTGGGATTCAGGCACTTTGCGCAAGGGAAGTAGCACTGAATGCACCCGGCGGCCCGGGGGTTTACCACGTCCCAAAGCCAATTGATGAGCTTGTAGCAACCCTGGCGCTCAAGGCAAACGGAGTCGAGCTTGAAAAGCCGACGCAAAAACAGTTGAAATACGCAAACTCTTGGGAAGACGGGACATAGGCTTAGGCTGGAATAAACAAAGGGACTGGCGGCAGCATGCCAGCAAATAGTTTGCGGCTCTTATTTCTGTAATGCTTTGCCTTAGACTGCCGTTGAAGTGAACGTTATTACAGCGCTGCTGCTTCCCTGAGGCGAATCTGGGGAAATCTGCACCTTGATGTGGGCCCAAATCGTGTCCTGGCTGTCAGAGCTGATAAGAAGCGGGCAGATGTTGACACTTGTTGTTGAAAGGTCCTGCATTGAAGCCACAAGGCTTGGGCAGGCGCCAGTCTCATTTACTGCCCCAAATGCCTGGAACAGCGGAGAGGAACCGCCGATGAACTGGGCCGCAGACTTGTCGGATGTTATGTTGATTGACACGTTTGTGTTCCCGTCATTTGTGACAAGGAACCCAAGCTCGCCCCCCGACGTGTTTGCGCTGATGTTTGAGAGAAGGGAGATATTGGATGTGAAGTTCTCAAATGAGACCGGGGCAAATGAAAACGAGCTGTCAGATGTGCCGTTGCTTGTGTAAACTGATATGTAGTTTGTGCTGGAGATGTTAACGTTAAGCGTGAATTCGGTTGTCGACTTGTTTCCAAGAGTGAGGGGCAGGTAGTCAATTTCACCCGCACTTACGGTATATGTGCTGTCGCAGATGCCATCCCCATCGGCGTTTGTGCAGTTTTGCGAAAAGCCGGTTGCAGAGGGGTTAGCCCAGAAGTTGCCCCCGATGTTGGGCCCCCCTGCGATGTTGGTCCCGTAAGTTTTGGACGTGTTCCACAGGTTTGTCGAGCCTGAAGAGAACGCATTGGCCGTGTTGTTGAAAATATTATTGTAAATTGAATTGCTTGACGAGGAGTCAAGGTAGATGCCATATTGGGTGTTTGAGGCGGAAGTTATCTGCGAAAGCGTGCTTGAGCTGACTGAAGACAGATAAACCCCATAATTGGAGTTGGATTTGGTGCTAAGATTGGTAAATGAGTTGTTCGAAGAGCCTGAGACATAAAGTGAAGTTTCAAA
It encodes:
- a CDS encoding adenosylhomocysteinase, whose product is MGKIKDPKLSGVGEEELYWARAHMPILEKIKADFERERPFEGLTIGVALHLEKKTGILLEVLAAGGASVHACSCNPLSTDDRVAAALEANYKGGSKERGNVEVFAWAGQTKEEYYWCLEQVMAQKPRVLIDDGCDLTLLAHKKGLQKYVLGACEETTTGVARLHAMHREKKLLFPVFAVNDAYSKHLFDNRYGTGQSTLDAIMNMTNILLAGKTVVVAGYGWCGKGIAKRAAAMGARVVVVEIDGDLGEDKSSGSGCHKALEALYDGFSVMQMQQAARIGDLFVTVTGNCDIIGQREFELMKSGAIVCNAGHFDNEIDVKWLEKNAKAKKQVKPNIDQYEVLGKKILLLSQGRLVNLARPTGQGHPIEIMDGSFGIQALCAREVALNAPGGPGVYHVPKPIDELVATLALKANGVELEKPTQKQLKYANSWEDGT